A single window of Drosophila suzukii chromosome 3, CBGP_Dsuzu_IsoJpt1.0, whole genome shotgun sequence DNA harbors:
- the LOC118877214 gene encoding nod factor export ATP-binding protein I-like → MMYEKGFPCKKQRRTAGEECPGNCDLNSMTRNEMRNHTLLLENVRSNQSRRSIKDISFGLRPMDVLGLVGERSGKTNINKMIISERDLSSGRISVKGIDVQDKKENKYHAFKYIGYCPQKDSFEPKFTGRENLKVFCLIRGIRSEKVRDVSEELAENLNFKEHLDKKSEMYTVSDKRKLSTAIAVIGTPPLIILDEPTAGVEKAHRSDVLDVLKSVNDCGSSILLSSNNIEDFQSLCNRLALIKRGKLMAIGSVESYRNQSTRGLILMVKARPHALVNELGYLHLYI, encoded by the exons ATGATGTACGAAAAAGGATTTCCTTGTAAAAAACAGCGGAG AACTGCTGGTGAGGAATGCCCAGGAAATTGTGATTTAAACAGTATGACAAGAAACGAAATGCGAAACCACACCCTACTTCTGGAAAATGTAAGGTCAAACCAGTCTAGAAGATCGATAAAAGATATATCCTTTGGTCTAAGGCC TATGGATGTTCTAGGGTTGGTTGGCGAAAGATCTGGCAAGACgaatattaataaaatgaTTATATCAGAACGCGATTTGTCAAGTGGTCGTATTTCAGTAAAAGGAATTGATGTTCAAGACAAAAAGGAGAATAAATATCACGCATTCAAATACATAGGCTATTGTCCCCAAAAAGATAGCTTTGAGCCAAAGTTTACGGGAAGAGAAAACTTAAAAGTATTTTGCCTGATTCGAGGTATAAGGTCGGAAAAGGTCCGCGATGTATCCGAAGAACTGGCAGAAAATCTTAACTTCAAAGAACATCTAGACAAGAAGTCGGAAATGTACACCGTAAGTGATAAACGAAAGCTGAGTACAGCAATAGCTGTGATTGGTACACCTCCCCTAATAATTCTGGATGAACCCACTGCTGGAGTTGAGAAGGCACATCGATCCGATGTTTTGGACGTGCTGAAGAGCGTGAATGATTGTGGCAGTTCGATTTTACTATCCTCGAACAACATTGAAGATTTCCAGTCCCTATGCAATCGACTAGCTTTGATAAAGCGTGGAAAACTCATGGCAATCGGATCAGTCGAGAGCTATAGAAACCAATCGACTCGTGGCTTGATTTTAATGGTCAAGGCTAGACCTCATGCATTGGTTAACGAATTGGGGtatttacatttatatatCTAA
- the LOC139353265 gene encoding phospholipid-transporting ATPase ABCA3-like, giving the protein MLCILFQYAFLMGLSLILYFEWFDNTGLQWYHISKTENIFNSTTNSEDFTYNFVDIILIMLIVAFISLLLCLLIELCFPGRYGISKCRRSKPDNRTNQHETPAVVQANMLRKLQRRKAPLRNFTMNMYDDQITVILGLSDSGKSAVINSITGSSPPESGWIKVDNKNIIKTNSSRTFLGLSPQHNALYDSLTVKQHVDFYSSLRNSPRKYRSNSMNNYLKALDLLIVRNVKSRNLLQADKKKLSVACAFCGNPRILVLDEPSEGLEPCDRRLLWDLLQSEKRCRTIIVATYQIEEADVLADRVAILCDGQLIFNGTSVFLKNSYGSGYQLVCSQGEICPEPQITSLVTKYIPDSCASCDKPCEIAYNIPQSSCCGIVPLLKELELSEKCVDMESIQIGTTPVIDKFVNATSAGCNLNKCSNFCNLPEPDECLLKGQKLCWNQWKAMILKKFYHIKHSPLLFLGPPLLLLLTFAALLAYFYKSPELPKHHYAENKNMAPESARKLDLDSYGEDCSYAFVESESSQHPLVPLLKNKIQGCSADEVSQNDLDKNQDLLNDKYVFALKMDKCEYKIFYSRKYLHSEAVAAALMGYLANG; this is encoded by the exons ATGCTCTGCATATTATTTCAATATGCATTTCTAATGGGACTGAGTTTAATTCTTTACTTCGAATGGTTTGATAATACCGGCTTGCAGTGGTATCATATTTCTAAAACAGAAAATATCTTTAATTCTACTACAAATAGTGAAGACTTTACTTATAATTTCGTTGATATTATATTAATAATGTTAATAGTAGCATTTATATCTTTGCTACTTTGCCTACTAATTGAATTGTGTTTTCCGGGACGGTATGGAATTTCAAAATGTAGAAGATCGAAACCTGATAACCGTACGAATCAGCATGAAACTCCAGCAGTTGTTCAAGCTAATATGTTGCGAAAATTGCAAAGAAGAAAGGCTCCCCTAAGAAATTTTACCATGAATATGTACGATGATCAAATAACCGTTATATTGGGTCTTTCCGATTCGGGAAAGTCGGCAGTAATTAATTCAATCACGGGTAGTAGTCCTCCAGAATCGGGGTGGATTAAAGTGgacaataaaaatattatcaaAACCAATAGTTCCAGAACATTTTTGGGACTATCTCCTCAGCACAATGCTTTATACGATTCCTTGACGGTAAAACAACACGTGGACTTTTACTCATCTCTGCGAAATTCTCCTAGAAAGTACAGAAGTAATTCCATGAACAACTATTTAAAAGCATTGGATCTCTTGATCGTAAGGAATGTGAAGAGTCGAAATTTATTACAAGCGGACAAAAAGAAACTATCGGTGGCATGTGCCTTTTGTGGAAATCCACGGATCCTTGTTTTGGACGAACCCTCCGAAGGATTGGAACCCTGTGATCGAAGATTACTCTGGGATTTACTGCAGTCTGAGAAACGATGTCGCACTATAATAGTAGCCACTTACCAAATCGAAGAAGCGGATGTTCTGGCGGATCGAGTGGCTATATTATGCGACGGGCAATTAATATTCAATGGAACCTCCGTCTTCTTGAAGAACTCTTATGGGTCGGGCTATCAATTG GTATGCTCGCAGGGTGAAATATGTCCAGAGCCTCAGATAACCTCGTTGGTTACGAAATATATACCCGATTCCTGTGCATCCTGTGACAAACCTTGCGAAATAGCCTACAATATTCCGCAATCCAGTTGTTGTGGAATTGTGCCCCTGCTAAAAGAGTTGGAACTATCCGAAAAGTGTGTCGATATGGAATCCATTCAAATCGGAACCACTCCGGTAATAGATAAATTTGTTAATGCCACTTCGGCTGGCTGCAACTTAAACAAGTGCAGTAACTTTTGCAACCTACCAGAACCGGATGAATGTctgctaaagggacaaaaatTGTGCTGGAATCAATGGAAAGCGATGATATTAAAAAAGTTCTACCACATCAAACATAGCCCGTTGTTGTTCCTTGGACCTCccttgcttttgcttttgacCTTTGCGGCGCTACTtgcttatttttataaatcacCTGAATTACCCAAACATCATTatgcagaaaataaaaatatggcaCCGGAGAGCGCTCGAAAATTGGATTTAGATTCTTATGGAGAAGACTGCAGTTATGCATTTGTGGAAAGTGAAAGCAGTCAGCATCCACTAGTACcgcttttaaaaaataaaatacaaggCTGTTCAGCTGATGAAGTATCACAAAATGATCTAGATAAAAATCAAGATCTGTTAAATGATAAATATGTCTTTGCTCTGAAAATGGATAAGTGcgaatataaaatattttatagtcGGAAGTACCTGCATTCTGAGGCCGTGGCTGCAGCACTGATGGGATATTTGGCAAATgggtaa